A portion of the Calothrix sp. 336/3 genome contains these proteins:
- a CDS encoding serine hydrolase, whose product MTKQCEGKKSTVHDMHRATDENIPAFTTTILQPRLDLEKFREYFSPKRFHNIIVLSGIFTTLIFLSLHLSKYTQVSSSPQIAVEENDEVFEEEDGSKTPAVTQRLQAKSSPNSSLVYNVQTPPQLKNGNSKLDAIVKDIVKMADRRNLPTRKLSVTLIDLNDNTISSYQQESPRYPASVVKLFWMVMLESYIQQKIIPATASVNSDLDLMIRKSDNSAAGRIIDRITRTKSTNKKLSAKKFATWRKKRLLVSRFFQRAGYEKINISQKTYPIYYVNHAMPKGADLQLLNDNSNPPIRNRITSYHGARLMYELANKQAVSADDSEKMLKILGRKLHREAWKNNPPVSDGFNPVENFLGEGISRYADEVTFASKAGLTSTCRAEIAYIKTNDGRVRYVLAIFGDDGDYSRSRVFVDISRLVFKRMKQDKE is encoded by the coding sequence ATGACTAAACAGTGTGAGGGGAAAAAGTCTACCGTTCATGATATGCACAGGGCAACAGATGAGAATATTCCCGCATTTACAACTACGATATTACAGCCACGGCTTGATTTAGAGAAATTTCGTGAATATTTCAGTCCCAAAAGATTTCACAATATTATTGTATTGAGTGGAATATTTACAACTCTCATCTTCTTGAGTCTTCACTTATCAAAATATACCCAAGTTTCCTCATCACCACAGATAGCGGTTGAGGAAAATGATGAAGTATTTGAGGAAGAAGATGGTAGTAAAACTCCAGCCGTTACACAAAGATTGCAAGCCAAATCTTCTCCCAATTCATCACTAGTTTATAATGTCCAAACACCGCCTCAACTTAAAAATGGCAATAGCAAGCTAGATGCAATTGTCAAAGATATTGTGAAAATGGCTGACAGAAGAAATTTACCCACAAGAAAATTATCAGTCACGCTCATAGACTTAAATGACAATACGATATCTAGTTACCAGCAGGAATCTCCTCGTTATCCTGCAAGCGTAGTCAAACTATTCTGGATGGTAATGTTAGAAAGTTATATCCAGCAAAAGATTATTCCAGCCACAGCCAGTGTCAATTCTGATTTAGATTTGATGATTAGAAAATCTGATAATAGTGCGGCAGGTAGAATCATTGATAGAATTACACGCACAAAATCAACTAATAAAAAATTGAGTGCGAAGAAGTTTGCCACATGGAGAAAAAAACGCCTATTAGTGAGCAGATTTTTCCAAAGGGCTGGATATGAAAAAATTAATATTAGTCAGAAAACATACCCCATTTATTACGTCAACCATGCAATGCCAAAAGGAGCAGATTTACAGCTATTAAATGATAATTCTAATCCACCCATTCGTAATCGGATTACAAGTTATCATGGAGCCAGACTCATGTATGAACTTGCAAATAAACAAGCTGTATCTGCGGATGATAGTGAAAAAATGCTCAAGATTTTGGGGAGAAAATTACACCGCGAAGCTTGGAAAAATAATCCTCCCGTCAGCGATGGATTTAATCCTGTAGAAAATTTTCTTGGTGAAGGAATTTCTCGTTATGCAGATGAAGTTACTTTCGCATCTAAAGCAGGTTTGACTTCGACTTGTCGAGCAGAAATTGCCTACATAAAAACTAATGATGGTAGAGTTCGTTACGTTTTAGCGATTTTCGGTGATGATGGTGATTACAGTCGCAGTCGTGTGTTTGTGGATATATCGCGCTTAGTATTTAAGAGAATGAAACAGGATAAAGAGTAA
- a CDS encoding chlorophyll a/b-binding protein, with translation MQDATKVTPVMDDRNSWRWGFTPQAEIWNGRLAMIGFLSAALIELFSGQGFLHFWGIL, from the coding sequence ATGCAAGACGCAACAAAAGTTACCCCCGTGATGGACGATCGCAACTCTTGGCGCTGGGGTTTCACTCCCCAAGCAGAAATCTGGAACGGACGTTTAGCGATGATTGGCTTTCTATCCGCAGCATTAATTGAATTGTTCTCTGGTCAAGGTTTCTTACATTTCTGGGGTATCCTGTAG
- a CDS encoding glycoside hydrolase family 15 protein, whose translation MKTVPLLLNRLDYFYQHIKTIILARQNPITGLLPASTAITAHGDYTDAWVRDNVYSILAVWGLAIAYRKVDADQGRTYELEQSVVKLMRGLLFAMMRQAHKVENFKHTQAPLDALHAKYNTMTGDIVVGDGEWGHLQLDATSIFLLMLAQMTASGCKIIFTLDEVDFVQNLVYYIGRAYRTPDYGIWERGNKINHGNPELNASSVGMAKAALEAMNGLDLFGVNGSAASVIHVLPDEITRARTTLESLLPRESSSKEIDAALLSVISFPAFAVEDIILRERTLNEIITKLAGNYGCKRFLRDGHQTAIEDTNRLHYEPWELKQFEHIECEWPLFFTYLYLDALFSHNSEQIIYYQNKLKSLLVERDGVGLLPELYYVPEENIEAEKLAPQTQPRLPNENIPLVWAQSLYFLGEMLSENLLAVGDIDPLGRHLCIDKRRETLVQIALLAEDEELQAKLEVHGIETQTPKQVEPIQVRKSEELSSIYAQIGKNSKLGLTGRPMRRLRSSATSRVFRIGGETVVFLPSFLDWQQFYLTLDYHFLVDQIRSELAYIHSYWSSLGRPILTLMLTHTLLETGSEALLALMQELQDGVCNGVRVKLGRLNQLILTAATERIDYFPDWQFTQSSVKNAMPRRTFLAFHPEKNWQLAHTQEFQMECETNLNFLLDSLQASANIYEQIELLQTLTRLQGLEFDTGFGGAGYRVSVADLLDEVYAKAGEIGLWGVVRRAAGLRQMVDMGLSDVVTSILVRGKQIAVGKAYSEASLITTPLSHSEIVEKVNNFCREDIRDRVLTQEILIYLSILIRIEPELFKGLLTLRVGYLILLLTSEIAKELRVTQDEAYEHLMRLSPFEVKTRLRQVLAEYAGMSQLLRQQESLHVKQRESDIDWVLQPTLMEEIEVPAGGWRRFRVAEGTTGRVPKDFFKQVWLLMKHCKGLVIGDKLERRNRLDSEVMLAEMTSGEKNFALQVEHLLNKIEAPEYRQVNIETLMELAAIAENNPNLQIEEYIVLDVLIGHAVRLGWLDRNPERGDRYDEDKASAWRSFYNNSPSECASDVMKAFRFLTEFAEQE comes from the coding sequence ATGAAAACAGTTCCCTTATTACTCAACCGTTTAGACTATTTTTATCAGCATATCAAGACAATTATTCTGGCTCGGCAAAACCCGATTACAGGTTTATTGCCTGCAAGTACGGCAATCACCGCCCATGGAGACTACACTGATGCTTGGGTGCGGGATAATGTCTATAGTATTTTGGCAGTCTGGGGTTTGGCGATCGCCTACCGGAAAGTAGATGCAGATCAAGGACGTACCTACGAGCTAGAACAAAGTGTTGTCAAGTTGATGCGGGGTTTGTTGTTTGCGATGATGCGACAAGCCCATAAAGTAGAAAATTTTAAACATACTCAAGCCCCCCTAGACGCTTTACACGCCAAATACAATACGATGACAGGGGATATTGTCGTTGGTGATGGGGAATGGGGACATTTACAATTAGATGCCACATCAATATTTCTGTTAATGTTGGCGCAAATGACCGCTTCTGGATGCAAAATCATTTTTACTTTGGATGAAGTCGATTTTGTCCAAAATTTAGTTTATTACATTGGACGTGCTTATCGCACACCCGATTATGGTATTTGGGAGCGGGGAAATAAAATTAATCACGGCAATCCTGAATTAAATGCTAGTTCCGTAGGAATGGCAAAAGCTGCCCTAGAGGCAATGAATGGATTAGACTTATTTGGTGTCAATGGTAGTGCCGCATCGGTAATTCATGTACTACCAGATGAGATTACCCGCGCCCGAACTACCTTAGAATCTTTATTACCCAGAGAGTCATCTTCTAAGGAAATAGATGCAGCTTTACTGAGTGTGATTAGCTTTCCTGCCTTTGCTGTAGAAGATATCATTCTGCGGGAAAGAACCTTAAATGAAATTATTACCAAGTTGGCAGGAAATTACGGTTGTAAACGCTTTTTACGGGATGGGCATCAAACCGCAATTGAAGATACTAATCGCCTACATTATGAGCCGTGGGAACTCAAACAATTTGAACATATAGAATGTGAATGGCCCCTATTTTTCACCTATCTATATTTAGATGCTTTATTTAGCCACAACTCAGAGCAAATCATCTATTATCAAAACAAGTTAAAGTCTCTACTCGTTGAAAGAGATGGTGTGGGACTATTGCCAGAATTGTATTACGTCCCCGAAGAAAATATCGAAGCAGAAAAACTTGCTCCCCAAACCCAGCCCCGTTTACCCAATGAAAATATTCCCCTAGTGTGGGCACAGAGCCTATATTTTCTCGGAGAAATGTTAAGTGAAAACCTCCTGGCAGTGGGAGATATTGACCCCTTAGGTAGACATCTCTGTATTGATAAACGTAGAGAAACCCTCGTCCAAATTGCCCTATTAGCAGAAGATGAAGAATTACAGGCAAAGCTAGAAGTTCATGGTATTGAAACCCAAACACCCAAGCAAGTAGAACCGATTCAAGTCCGGAAGTCAGAAGAACTTTCAAGTATTTACGCGCAAATTGGTAAAAATTCTAAATTAGGTTTAACTGGTCGTCCGATGCGAAGGCTGCGCAGTTCAGCCACCTCAAGAGTTTTTCGCATTGGTGGAGAAACAGTAGTATTCTTACCTTCTTTTTTAGATTGGCAACAGTTTTATTTAACCTTAGATTACCATTTTTTAGTAGACCAAATTCGTAGTGAGTTAGCCTATATTCATAGCTATTGGAGTAGTTTAGGTCGTCCAATTTTAACTTTAATGTTGACTCATACCTTATTAGAAACTGGGAGCGAAGCCCTACTTGCTCTGATGCAAGAACTTCAAGATGGGGTATGTAATGGAGTGCGGGTAAAACTGGGACGCTTAAATCAGTTAATTTTGACTGCCGCAACGGAAAGAATTGATTATTTCCCAGATTGGCAATTTACTCAATCTTCTGTGAAAAATGCAATGCCTAGACGTACTTTCTTAGCATTTCATCCAGAGAAAAATTGGCAGTTGGCACATACTCAAGAATTCCAAATGGAATGTGAAACTAACTTGAATTTTCTCTTAGATTCCCTGCAAGCTTCGGCAAATATCTATGAGCAAATTGAGTTATTGCAGACTTTAACTCGGTTGCAAGGATTAGAATTTGATACGGGTTTTGGTGGTGCGGGGTACAGAGTCAGTGTTGCAGATTTACTAGATGAGGTGTACGCCAAAGCGGGAGAAATTGGTTTGTGGGGTGTGGTACGTCGGGCTGCGGGATTGCGGCAAATGGTGGATATGGGTTTGTCAGATGTGGTGACAAGTATTTTGGTGCGAGGTAAGCAAATTGCTGTGGGTAAAGCTTACAGTGAAGCTTCTTTAATTACCACTCCCCTATCCCATAGTGAGATTGTGGAGAAGGTGAACAATTTTTGTCGAGAGGATATCCGCGATCGCGTACTTACCCAAGAGATTCTGATTTATCTGAGTATTCTCATTCGTATTGAACCAGAATTATTTAAGGGATTATTAACTCTACGGGTAGGTTATCTGATTTTGCTGTTGACAAGTGAAATCGCCAAGGAGTTGAGAGTTACCCAAGACGAAGCTTATGAGCATTTGATGCGCTTATCACCCTTTGAAGTCAAAACTCGTTTGCGTCAGGTGTTAGCAGAGTATGCAGGAATGAGTCAATTGCTGCGTCAACAGGAATCTTTGCACGTCAAGCAAAGGGAAAGTGATATTGATTGGGTATTGCAACCTACACTCATGGAAGAGATTGAAGTACCTGCTGGAGGTTGGCGACGTTTTCGTGTGGCAGAAGGAACCACAGGTAGAGTCCCCAAGGACTTTTTTAAACAGGTGTGGTTATTAATGAAGCATTGTAAAGGGTTAGTCATTGGCGATAAATTGGAGCGTCGCAACCGTTTAGATAGTGAGGTGATGTTGGCAGAAATGACATCAGGGGAGAAAAACTTTGCGCTGCAAGTGGAACATCTGTTGAATAAAATTGAAGCTCCAGAATACCGTCAAGTGAATATTGAAACCTTGATGGAATTAGCCGCGATCGCCGAGAATAACCCTAACCTCCAAATTGAAGAATACATCGTTTTAGATGTTCTCATAGGTCACGCAGTTCGTTTAGGATGGTTGGATAGGAATCCCGAACGGGGCGATCGCTATGATGAAGACAAAGCATCAGCATGGCGCTCTTTTTATAATAATTCCCCCAGTGAATGTGCCAGCGATGTGATGAAAGCTTTCCGCTTCTTGACAGAATTCGCAGAACAGGAATAA
- a CDS encoding ATP/GTP-binding protein has product MEVLRIVIAGGVGAGKTSFIRAISEIEVVDTDQMATDEIAQIKEKTTVALDFGRLTVGKNQSLHLFGTPGQMRFDFMWDILIKKAHAYILLVDAHRPEHIRYGRKILQFMKHRVEIPYLIGITHTDCEGAWELEDVVMALDIRDIKQPPIIAVHAHETESVKQALILLVEYFAECYSIN; this is encoded by the coding sequence ATGGAAGTCCTGCGCATAGTCATAGCTGGGGGCGTAGGTGCAGGAAAAACAAGTTTTATTCGTGCAATTAGTGAGATAGAGGTGGTTGACACCGATCAAATGGCAACGGATGAAATTGCCCAAATTAAGGAAAAGACTACTGTTGCCTTGGATTTTGGACGCTTGACTGTTGGAAAAAATCAATCATTGCATTTGTTTGGTACACCTGGGCAAATGCGCTTTGATTTTATGTGGGATATTCTGATCAAAAAAGCTCATGCCTATATTCTTTTGGTAGATGCCCATCGTCCAGAGCATATCCGTTATGGGCGTAAAATTCTACAATTCATGAAACATCGGGTAGAAATTCCCTATTTGATAGGGATAACTCATACTGACTGTGAGGGTGCTTGGGAATTAGAGGATGTAGTTATGGCTTTAGATATTAGAGATATTAAGCAGCCTCCAATCATTGCAGTTCATGCTCATGAAACGGAATCCGTAAAACAAGCTTTAATTCTTCTGGTTGAGTATTTTGCTGAGTGTTATTCAATTAATTAG
- a CDS encoding roadblock/LC7 domain-containing protein, with translation MALSYLLQLLSRVFPQIIQLSQDTSSDAIGVHSSSGSDRDLIEAIAEGGSIKSIVSANSQLFTKFSQENSMINISMLQDELQGFVSGTSDIQGAALVSPDGLALASVLPGGMDEERTAAMSASMLSLGERICRELVRGNVDRIVVEGEKGYGVLVGCGAEAVLLVLAGSGVKQGLLFLEIKRAVSRISPLLAL, from the coding sequence ATGGCTCTAAGTTATTTACTTCAGCTATTGAGTCGGGTTTTTCCGCAAATAATCCAACTCTCTCAAGATACATCCTCAGATGCAATAGGGGTTCATAGTTCGTCAGGCAGCGACAGGGATTTGATAGAGGCGATCGCCGAAGGTGGCTCTATAAAGAGCATTGTCTCTGCAAATTCACAATTATTCACTAAATTTTCGCAGGAAAACTCAATGATTAATATTTCCATGTTGCAAGATGAGTTACAAGGTTTTGTCAGTGGAACCTCCGATATTCAAGGTGCTGCATTAGTTAGCCCTGATGGTTTAGCTTTGGCTTCCGTGCTACCTGGAGGCATGGATGAAGAGCGTACTGCGGCAATGTCTGCATCTATGTTGTCTTTAGGGGAGCGCATTTGTAGGGAATTGGTACGTGGCAACGTTGATAGGATTGTTGTTGAGGGAGAAAAAGGCTACGGCGTGTTGGTTGGTTGTGGTGCAGAGGCTGTTTTGTTAGTTTTGGCAGGTTCTGGGGTTAAACAAGGTTTACTGTTTTTAGAAATTAAGCGTGCTGTTTCTCGAATTTCACCACTATTAGCACTGTAG
- a CDS encoding tetratricopeptide repeat protein, with product MRNKFQTSSNVICFSILGILTISTIPVSVSAEIASSPKLILAQLSDIEKQERSQLIQQANISYSQGNLPEAEASLRQLIKKFPEDAFGHYQLGNILFRQGKTDDAINAYQEAIRFQSKYALAYNAIGSVYASQERWQEAITQYKKSLEINPNYGDALTNLGQALWQINQKAEAIASLEKALKVYRTQKTEEKAKRVEKMLRQMKSNDDPSVS from the coding sequence ATGAGAAACAAATTTCAAACATCCTCTAACGTAATTTGCTTTTCCATACTGGGAATTCTGACTATTTCTACAATACCTGTATCCGTTTCCGCAGAGATAGCATCCTCTCCAAAGCTGATTTTGGCTCAATTATCAGATATAGAAAAACAAGAGCGATCGCAACTCATTCAACAAGCAAATATTTCCTACAGCCAAGGAAATTTACCAGAAGCAGAAGCAAGTCTGCGTCAGCTAATCAAGAAATTCCCCGAAGATGCCTTTGGACATTATCAACTAGGAAATATTCTCTTCCGTCAAGGTAAAACAGATGATGCGATTAATGCTTACCAAGAGGCAATTCGTTTCCAGTCAAAATATGCCCTTGCTTATAATGCCATTGGTTCAGTGTATGCTAGCCAAGAACGGTGGCAAGAAGCAATAACTCAGTACAAAAAGTCACTAGAAATTAATCCTAATTACGGAGATGCCTTGACAAATTTAGGTCAAGCATTATGGCAAATAAATCAAAAAGCAGAGGCGATCGCCTCCCTAGAAAAAGCCTTAAAAGTATACCGAACCCAAAAGACTGAGGAAAAAGCTAAACGAGTAGAAAAAATGCTGCGGCAGATGAAATCTAATGATGATCCAAGTGTTTCTTAA
- the psbA gene encoding photosystem II q(b) protein, protein MTTTIRRSEGGNAWSRFCNWITSTSNRIYVGWFGVLMIPCLLAATICFIIAFVAAPPVDIDGIREPVAGSLIYGNNIISGAVIPSSNAIGLHFYPIWEAASLDEWLYNGGPYQLVVFHFTIGIFCWMGRQWELSYRLGMRPWICVAYSAPVAAATSVFLIYPIGQGSFSDGMPLGISGTFNFMFVFQAEHNILMHPFHMLGVAGVFGGSLFSAMHGSLVTSSLVRETSETESLNYGYKFGQEEETYNIVAAHGYFGRLIFQYASFNNSRSLHFFLGAWPVVCIWFTALGISTMAFNLNGFNFNQSVLDSQGRVINTWADVLNRANLGMEVMHERNAHNFPLDLAASAEAPVALQAPAIHG, encoded by the coding sequence ATGACCACAACAATCAGAAGAAGCGAAGGCGGTAATGCCTGGTCACGCTTCTGCAACTGGATTACTAGCACCAGTAACCGGATTTATGTCGGCTGGTTTGGTGTGCTAATGATTCCTTGTTTGTTAGCTGCAACTATCTGTTTTATCATTGCCTTTGTCGCGGCTCCACCTGTTGACATCGATGGGATTCGTGAGCCCGTTGCTGGTTCTTTAATTTACGGCAACAATATCATTTCCGGTGCTGTTATCCCCTCATCCAATGCAATTGGATTGCACTTTTACCCCATTTGGGAAGCTGCTTCCCTCGATGAATGGCTCTACAACGGTGGTCCATACCAATTAGTTGTCTTCCATTTCACCATCGGTATTTTCTGCTGGATGGGTCGTCAATGGGAGTTGAGCTACCGCTTAGGAATGCGTCCTTGGATTTGTGTTGCTTACTCCGCACCTGTAGCAGCAGCAACTTCCGTATTTCTGATTTACCCCATCGGACAAGGTTCCTTCTCTGATGGTATGCCTTTAGGTATTTCCGGAACCTTTAACTTTATGTTTGTGTTCCAAGCAGAGCACAACATTTTGATGCATCCCTTCCATATGTTGGGTGTTGCGGGTGTATTCGGTGGTTCCTTGTTCAGTGCGATGCATGGTTCCTTAGTGACATCTTCCTTAGTGAGAGAAACCAGCGAAACCGAGTCTCTCAACTATGGTTATAAGTTTGGACAAGAGGAAGAAACCTACAACATCGTTGCTGCTCACGGTTACTTTGGTCGCTTAATTTTCCAATATGCGTCCTTCAACAATAGCCGTAGTTTGCACTTCTTCCTGGGTGCATGGCCCGTTGTTTGTATCTGGTTTACAGCTTTAGGTATTAGTACCATGGCATTCAACCTGAATGGTTTCAACTTTAACCAATCAGTGCTGGATTCCCAAGGTCGAGTCATTAACACCTGGGCTGATGTTCTCAACCGTGCCAACTTAGGTATGGAAGTAATGCACGAGCGGAATGCTCACAACTTCCCCTTAGACTTAGCTGCTAGTGCTGAAGCTCCTGTTGCTCTGCAAGCACCTGCAATCCATGGCTAA
- a CDS encoding NAD(P)/FAD-dependent oxidoreductase, with protein MTDIIIIGAGMAGLICAQQLQQAGYSVQVIEKSRGLGGRMATRRLHQTWADHGASYIKPQDKLLQDLVDLLCQQQILEVWTDIVHEFPNGVSSPAPRYTAPLGMSAIAKFLSHNLDIRLNQRVTHITLTSQGNWQITTEANDTFISTKAVIFAIPAPQILPILQPLQTDLLGMDFWHHLSSVDFYPSISVMAGYSSQSQPLPDWKAMKFSQDNTLAWIGLDSSKRPQPQQPHFVIQSSVDFAKTYLDALDLQPVGQKILSYAANKLQLPWLNHPEWMQVHRWRYAFPKHPWQNSCLSAATPSPLICCGDWCGGNLIEAAFLSGIAAAATVNQELEKYPLSDNAFLDYLYLLTD; from the coding sequence ATGACTGATATTATTATCATCGGTGCCGGTATGGCAGGTTTAATTTGTGCCCAACAGTTACAACAAGCTGGCTATAGTGTGCAAGTTATCGAAAAATCCCGTGGTTTAGGTGGCAGGATGGCAACTCGTCGCTTGCATCAAACTTGGGCAGATCATGGGGCATCTTATATTAAACCCCAGGACAAATTACTACAGGATTTGGTGGATTTATTATGTCAGCAGCAGATTCTGGAAGTATGGACAGATATAGTTCATGAATTTCCCAATGGTGTAAGTTCTCCTGCTCCTCGCTATACTGCACCCTTGGGAATGAGCGCGATCGCTAAGTTCCTCTCTCACAATTTAGATATTAGACTTAACCAACGTGTTACCCATATCACCTTGACATCCCAGGGAAATTGGCAAATCACAACAGAAGCCAATGATACTTTTATCTCCACAAAAGCTGTTATTTTTGCCATCCCAGCGCCTCAAATACTCCCCATACTCCAACCTCTGCAAACAGATTTACTGGGAATGGATTTTTGGCATCATCTCTCTTCTGTAGATTTTTACCCCAGCATTAGTGTTATGGCTGGTTATTCTAGCCAATCTCAACCCCTACCCGATTGGAAAGCCATGAAATTTTCCCAGGATAACACCTTAGCCTGGATAGGTTTAGATAGTAGTAAACGTCCCCAACCCCAACAACCCCATTTTGTTATTCAAAGTAGTGTCGATTTTGCCAAGACATATTTGGATGCTTTAGACTTACAACCAGTAGGGCAAAAAATTCTGAGTTATGCTGCCAATAAACTCCAACTGCCTTGGTTAAACCATCCAGAATGGATGCAGGTACATCGTTGGCGCTATGCTTTTCCCAAACATCCTTGGCAAAATAGTTGTTTATCTGCGGCAACACCTTCCCCCCTCATCTGTTGCGGCGATTGGTGTGGAGGCAATTTGATTGAAGCTGCATTTCTCTCTGGAATTGCCGCAGCAGCAACTGTGAATCAAGAGCTAGAAAAATATCCGCTCTCTGATAATGCTTTTCTCGATTACCTATATCTTCTCACCGACTAA
- a CDS encoding hydrocarbon-binding protein: MLRQTLGDFSSIVCFKAAITGMEDALGDKATAIALTTSGRSRGKQLAQELNLSIATMSWEDITSKISYALGKDGTRLCIVENIFLEGEKIIVQTSETLCSAGEPQGSERKCTYTLGAIWGAMEQVTGKRLLGKHTESVLRGGNYDVFEFAELK; the protein is encoded by the coding sequence ATGTTACGTCAAACACTCGGAGATTTCAGTAGTATTGTTTGCTTCAAAGCCGCAATTACTGGTATGGAAGATGCTCTTGGAGATAAGGCAACGGCGATCGCTCTCACTACATCTGGTAGAAGTCGTGGGAAGCAATTGGCTCAGGAATTAAATTTGTCCATTGCTACTATGTCTTGGGAAGATATTACGAGTAAAATTAGTTACGCCCTTGGTAAGGATGGGACTCGTCTGTGCATAGTAGAAAATATCTTTCTAGAAGGCGAAAAAATCATTGTTCAAACTTCGGAAACTCTCTGTTCTGCCGGTGAACCCCAAGGTTCAGAGCGCAAATGTACATACACTCTTGGTGCCATCTGGGGCGCTATGGAACAGGTAACTGGCAAGCGTTTACTGGGCAAACATACAGAGTCTGTTCTCCGTGGCGGAAATTACGATGTATTTGAATTTGCCGAACTCAAGTAA
- a CDS encoding LL-diaminopimelate aminotransferase: MATINNNYLKLKAGYLFPEIARRVNSFAQAHPEAPIIRLGIGDVTEPLPSACRQAMIQAVEDMGDRSTFKGYGPEQGYEWLREKIAIHDFQSRGCDIDASEIFISDGSKCDTGNILDIFGNDNTIAVTDPVYPVYVDTNVMAGHTGDINDKGEYTGLVYLPISAENNFTAQIPSQKVDLIYLCFPNNPTGATATKEHLTAWVEYAKANNSIIFFDAAYEAFITDPDIPHSIYEIEGARECAIEFRSFSKNAGFTGTRCALTVVPKTLTAKASDGSDVELWKLWNRRQSTKFNGVSYIVQRGAEAVYSEEGKSQTRALINFYMENAQIIRQELTNANLKVYGGVNAPYVWVQTPNGLSSWDFFDKLLHTCNVVGTPGSGFGAAGEGYFRISAFNSRENVLEAMKRIIDKL, translated from the coding sequence ATGGCAACGATTAACAATAACTATCTCAAGCTGAAAGCAGGTTATCTTTTTCCCGAAATCGCTCGTCGGGTGAATTCTTTTGCCCAAGCTCACCCAGAAGCCCCAATTATTCGTCTGGGTATTGGTGATGTCACTGAGCCATTACCTAGTGCTTGTCGTCAGGCAATGATTCAAGCAGTGGAAGATATGGGCGATCGCTCTACTTTTAAAGGTTATGGTCCCGAACAGGGCTATGAATGGCTAAGGGAAAAGATTGCCATCCATGATTTTCAATCTCGTGGATGTGATATCGATGCCTCGGAAATTTTTATCTCTGATGGTTCTAAATGCGACACAGGTAACATTCTCGATATTTTCGGTAATGACAATACTATCGCCGTCACAGATCCTGTCTATCCTGTCTATGTAGACACTAATGTTATGGCAGGACATACGGGAGATATTAATGATAAGGGTGAATACACAGGTTTAGTTTATCTACCCATTTCAGCAGAAAATAACTTCACTGCCCAAATTCCCTCACAAAAAGTAGATTTAATCTACCTCTGCTTCCCTAACAATCCTACTGGGGCAACTGCAACCAAGGAACATCTGACAGCTTGGGTAGAATATGCCAAAGCCAATAATTCGATTATTTTCTTTGATGCTGCCTACGAGGCATTTATTACCGATCCAGATATTCCCCATTCTATCTATGAAATAGAAGGTGCTAGGGAATGTGCCATCGAGTTTCGCTCTTTCTCGAAAAATGCTGGTTTTACAGGAACCCGATGTGCGTTAACTGTAGTTCCCAAAACTTTAACCGCAAAAGCCAGTGATGGTTCGGATGTTGAACTGTGGAAACTTTGGAACCGTCGTCAATCTACCAAGTTTAACGGTGTATCTTATATTGTTCAACGAGGCGCAGAAGCTGTTTACTCCGAGGAAGGTAAATCGCAGACTAGGGCATTAATTAACTTCTATATGGAAAATGCCCAAATCATCCGCCAAGAACTGACCAATGCTAATCTCAAAGTCTATGGAGGTGTGAATGCACCCTATGTTTGGGTACAAACACCAAATGGTTTATCTAGCTGGGATTTCTTCGACAAATTACTTCATACTTGCAATGTCGTTGGTACTCCTGGCTCTGGCTTTGGTGCTGCTGGTGAAGGTTACTTCCGTATTTCTGCTTTCAACAGTCGAGAAAATGTCCTAGAAGCAATGAAACGGATTATAGACAAGTTATAA